Below is a genomic region from Diabrotica undecimpunctata isolate CICGRU chromosome 7, icDiaUnde3, whole genome shotgun sequence.
tttaatactcgactatacaaacaatgaaaagattaacttacaggtaaaatgtcttctaattctaaacaaaggttttttgataattttgtttgaaacggaaaaaggtcgtttgccaaacaaatttctattcttatctacactaaatcttatcttaaattactatatacatttttgtttatattgatatcttaaaattttatttcgatggatttttttatttatttttctttggttgggaaagaagaaacataacaatatatatattctattctattctattctattctattctattctattctattctacactgtcctattctattctattctattctatttgaCTGTGTATTCTtttgtgtttattccttttttgatataatatttaacattttgtagACTACCACGTGCACATGAATTAGGAGGCACCTACGGAAAAGGTGTCATTGTACGAAAATATTCGCCAGGCAGTAAAATAACCATAAGAGTAGAAATTACTGCGAACCATTGGGGGTACTTTGAATTTTCCATTTGTCCAAACTACAAGACGCCAACACAAGAATGCCTGGATCAAAATATATTGACTCTTGTACGACCGCAGGAAAACGTTGAACATAAAGGAGTTAGATACTTTCCAAAAGAAGGAAATAAGGTGTATGAAATGAAGTATAGATTGCCAAAGAAGTCATGCGAGCATTGCGTTTTGCAGTGGAGGTATATTGCAGGTTAGTAATTTTATCAGAAATACGCTCTAAAAGTTTGTAATGAATCGCTAGGTAGACACGAAGGGCATTTTTAAACTTTTAGACATGAAATTCTCCTGCTACCGGGTTGTGCAATTAAGCTGACACATGTTTCATACATCCAGCACGCTGGGTAGTACTTATTGATAAGACGTGTTGGATTTGGTCTGTACCAAGAAAATCCTTTAAGAACTgttttcagaataaatattttgtagtatGTCTAAAACTTTAAGAGTAATTATTTAGATATGTTTATGTAATTATTGTTAACATTTGTAGGTAATAACTGGGGAGTGTGCACCAACGGTACAGGAGCTGTAGGATGTGGACCACAAGAAGAGTTTCGGGCATGTGCCGATATCACAATCGCAGGCAAAGCAGAAGAACCATCGGTACCAGAAATTGAAGAACCGTCGACCACTACAACTCAAGCAACCCCGTCTAGTACCATCTTGGTTCCAACACTACCAACACCAGAAGAATCATACAACCCATTGTCAGCTTTACTTATTTCCTTCGTTTCTTTTTTAGTAGCATTTTCGATTTTGTTccttatttatttacatttctaCCACATTGGTAGTCAAATTAAGAACTGGATTAAGAGACCAAAGGAAAAGGCCATTTTGACTGAGATTCCTCAAGCTCCTCGTCCTCCTCCAAGAACTAAACGAACAACTAGTCCTACTAGGAGGGTCAGTACTGACGGTATGCAAGAGATAGACCTAAGAAGTGAGAGCTTAGCATAGCAATGAATTAGTTTGAAATAATTGgatgtttatgtttgttttatattttaagatCAAGAGAGTCAAATAGAAATCTTTAGTTCATATATATTttacatataattttaatattagatcAATTTCTTATTCATTAATAATTTCGGTCGAATATATAACTTCGTACCATAAATATTGGTTTTTGGGTGTAATAAATTGATGACTGGGTTCATCAAGATATAGGCAGCTTTATATAAGGTAGATCTAAATGCAGGGTTCTgagagacaaaaaattgatatttGCCAATACGAAGATTCAAGAAATCTAAAATTAGCGTTTCATGGATTCTTTTGATTCTGCATTACAGACCTTGATAAATTTAAAACGATAATCAGACTGAAAGTAGGTTAAGGATGCGAGAGATGACAAGAAGTATGACAGAACATTGAAAAAGAAGTCAAAAACCTTTGAAAGAAACCGATCAACGAAAACAAGATATGGATGTCCATATACAACGATGAACTTTATGTATGATGACGAAGTGTTTTTAGAAAACATCTTTTTCAGAATTTACTGGGCTCCAGAGCCTCCAGAGTGAGGATCGATGATTTCTGAAAAGAGCCTCAGATATTCAAATGTAGGACAGAAGACTCACGAAATAGATGAAATAATGAAATGTGAATTGCTACAATATTGGAAATTTCAAAACCCAATTTTAACTGTATCAttatcatcttggtgctacagcccttagagggcctcgaccttctcaagctttctatgccattctattctgtccctcgcttgcattttccagttgccgactccgatcttctcggcatcatgtgttaccccgtccatccacctcagctttggtctaccccgtcttctcattcccacgggttgcgctgttagaatcttttttatcatgtttgactcaggggcccgggctacatgtcctgcccactgcaggcggtttcgcttaattatagtggtaatatctttaccaccaaacgtatgcttgtagatattctgcagttcaaagttatatctacgcctccatattccgttctcacagactgctccgaatatcttgcgtagcacatttctttcaaaaatggatagagcggattcatctgttttcgttagcgtccatgcctctgatccatatgtgagaacggggactatcagtgttctataaagccttatacgagttttttgtgacagacgtttgttagctaagtactttgatagaccatgataacacctgtttgcaattattattcgcctttttatttcctcagatgtgttattattggggttaaccgatgtccctagatatatgaactctttgactgcttcgaagttttggtcattgatgtttaaatttgtgtcaacatttccagctcttgtgtttgcgttagtcgccatgaatttggttttattttgatttatctgtaaccccattcgttctgctgctgctactagctcggttagaatttccgcagttctcgccctagttcttgttataatgtccacgtcgtctgcatctgctagaatttggactgatctattaaatattgttcccctgctatctaaattagcgtctcgtacaactttttctaaggcgacattaaaaagctgacacgccagcgcatctccctgccttaaccccctatgtatttgaaatggggttgacgagtcgttttgaatttttactgctgatagcatcttcgccattgtcacttttatcaaacatatgagtttttttggaatccctaactcattcatagcgttgtaaagacttggtcttaagacactgtcatatgccgctttaaaatcgacaaaaatatgatacatatctatgttaaactcttgcgctttttcgaggatctgtcgtagtgtaaagatctagttaatggttgaacgtccacgcctgaatcccgcctgatattctcctagaaacgTTTCGATATAAGGCTTCAATCTCTCGTGCAAAAtgtttgacaatatcttgtatgctgtatttaggagagttattccgcggtaattattgcattccagttggtttccctttttgtgtaacgggcaaattaaacctaagctccattcttcaggcatttgctcctcagaccaaattctacaaacaatttctcgcatcaccttggtgagctgctctccaccgtgcttaaataactctgctgggatgccatcgctaCCTGGCTATCTAAATTTTAACTGTAACGCCATGAAAAGTAGATGGCTTCTTTTGTGCATTTTGATATTTCATAAAAGTAAAAGATTCGACGCCTATCCTTTCTCTGGTTTTTCTGgcagagttttgaaaccttgctTACTTCATTGATGCTTTCAACTCACAGTAATATTAGTAACACTCacttatgttaatttttttaaaattaccgCTCTGTCTGTATGAGCTAACCAAATGTAATTTTTGATTCCGGTATATTGGAATGTTGCTATGTACGCATGTTGAACTTAATAATTGTGTTCCGAACTATTTATCAGTTAGCATGTAATATACAATAAATTTCTCTTTCACTTTTATTTGAATAATGTTAtctaaagttaaatataaaacttATTATTGTTATATCAATGAACAGTATCAGTATTTTTGAAATTCTGTTGAAATACTGTCTTGAATAAAGATCTGGTCTATTTTTCACGCCAGTGGCCCTCGTCCGCGTTCCCTCTATTCCCACGCCAACGGTTCGTTACAGCCGCTGGCGTACCTGCAACGGGTACAACAAACGACTGACTTCGCCAAGTAGTAGGAACTAGCGTGCCAGTGAGATCGACACCAGCTACTGGATACATGTAAACGTGCCTGTCCAGCTCTGTTCGAGTCAAGCAGTGGCATGCTAGAGAGACTGGTGCCAGCTACTAGATACGTGTAAAGGTGCCTTTAAGGCAGGTTCTGATTGTTGCTTATAATGTAAATATGCGACTAACAACATTTTTGAAACTGATTTGCGTCTGGAAGAAACAATTAGAAGTACTTCTTccttacgtgccatctccgcgacgaaggttaggaatcatcactgctattctaacttttgacactacagcccgaaagagttcagttgagatgtattcaaaccattctctgaggtttctcagccaggacattcttcttctacctatgctgcgctttcgttgaatctttccctgcattattagttttaggaattcatatctgtcaccacgtgttctatgacccagatattgtagttttcttattttgaagGAATCCAGTAtctgtctgtccaggagattctcagcattcttcgatatgtccacatttcaaatgcattgtttatttaaagtccatttttccacaccatacaaaagaacagaaaatacataacactttagtactcgttttctaagatttattctaaggtctctacaacataatatttgtttcatattattgaatgcacttctagccttttctaCTCTAACTCtgatttctttggtataatcgtttgtttcattaatgtttgcccctaaatagttataattctgaaTTCATTCTATCGTCTTttatttacgtgtagattgatgtatcGAATATTTCtctttgatataaccatgaattttgttttctttatgtttagtgttagaccaaattcttcactcgctgcaacaaccttatctaaaattctttgtagatctgtaatattttctgctattagaagtacaattcttctttttcttcttttggcatcataaccctggatgggtctttgcctgtctggctatgtccttccattcagatctctcttgtgcccttcttctccattgtcttatgttcattgttttcaggtcgtcttccacgtcatccaaccatctcgttctgggccttcctttttttcgccttcctatgggcttccattgtaacattttctttgttgtttttgcatcgttttgtctctgcacatgtcccagccatgacagtctttgacttttcacaaatcttacaatgtcataaccttcatttaactcattaacctcgtcgtttctcctgattctccatgtgccaccttcctcttgtaccgggccatatactttcctcagtatttttctctcgaatgtcctgagttgggcttcatcttttttcgtcattacccaagtttcacatccataggttactacgggtctaatcagtgttctgtagacagtcattttggttcttttgtctaataatttcgatgtcatcaatcttttattagcatagtatgtacgattcccgctgaaaatacgtgca
It encodes:
- the LOC140445871 gene encoding uncharacterized protein translates to MSIGVFVLPLLVFYTLFSSTNGHGRLIEPPSRASAWRYGFDTPHNYNDHELFCGGFTRQWVKNEGKCGVCGDPWDSKLPRAHELGGTYGKGVIVRKYSPGSKITIRVEITANHWGYFEFSICPNYKTPTQECLDQNILTLVRPQENVEHKGVRYFPKEGNKVYEMKYRLPKKSCEHCVLQWRYIAGNNWGVCTNGTGAVGCGPQEEFRACADITIAGKAEEPSVPEIEEPSTTTTQATPSSTILVPTLPTPEESYNPLSALLISFVSFLVAFSILFLIYLHFYHIGSQIKNWIKRPKEKAILTEIPQAPRPPPRTKRTTSPTRRVSTDGMQEIDLRSESLA